The following are encoded in a window of Trueperaceae bacterium genomic DNA:
- a CDS encoding GntR family transcriptional regulator, translated as MAVLDTTKATGSGSLQDVAREAIKERILLGELPAGSPLSEEGLARELNMSRTPVRHALQDLVAQGLLERTPGRGAVVRRIDIKKMLDIIDVQECLLVWCVPRLCDLPDVDLSAVKDAYAKQLAGLASGDNRAVLLESRRMDTHLVGLTGNQEMVRYMREISDLLVHAASQMVSSREKLTQAVSEHGEIIDAIEARDKRRAREAIEVHLAGVKRRFLGLVE; from the coding sequence ATGGCAGTCCTGGACACCACCAAGGCGACGGGCTCCGGCTCGCTGCAGGACGTCGCGCGCGAGGCGATCAAGGAGCGCATCCTGCTCGGCGAGCTGCCGGCCGGCAGCCCCCTCAGCGAGGAGGGCCTGGCGCGCGAGCTGAACATGAGCCGGACGCCGGTCCGGCACGCCCTGCAGGACCTCGTCGCGCAGGGGCTCCTCGAGCGCACTCCGGGGCGCGGGGCGGTCGTCAGGCGGATCGACATCAAGAAGATGCTCGACATCATCGACGTCCAGGAGTGCCTCCTGGTCTGGTGCGTCCCCCGCCTCTGCGACCTGCCCGACGTGGACCTGAGCGCGGTCAAGGACGCTTACGCGAAGCAGCTCGCGGGCCTCGCTAGCGGCGACAACCGCGCGGTCCTCCTCGAGTCGCGCCGGATGGACACGCACCTCGTCGGCCTGACGGGGAACCAGGAGATGGTCCGCTACATGCGCGAGATCTCCGACCTGCTCGTCCACGCGGCGTCGCAGATGGTGTCGTCGCGCGAGAAGCTCACGCAGGCCGTGAGCGAGCACGGCGAGATCATCGACGCCATCGAGGCCAGGGACAAGCGGAGGGCGAGGGAGGCCATCGAGGTGCACCTCGCCGGCGTCAAGCGTCGGTTCCTGGGGCTGGTCGAGTGA